One genomic region from Evansella sp. LMS18 encodes:
- a CDS encoding small basic family protein — MWLPVMGLLIGILLGLFTEFRVPDQYSSYLSIAVLAALDTLIGGIRAHLEDVFEDKVFLTGFFTNILLAAGLAFLGVHLGVDLYLAAVFAFGVRLFHNIALIRRILLNKWLEKRKIKKETQDEEI, encoded by the coding sequence ATGTGGCTTCCTGTCATGGGGCTTTTGATCGGTATCCTCCTTGGGCTTTTTACTGAATTCAGAGTTCCTGATCAGTATTCAAGTTATTTGTCAATTGCTGTTCTTGCGGCGCTTGACACTTTAATTGGAGGAATACGGGCGCATCTGGAGGATGTTTTCGAAGATAAAGTCTTTTTAACTGGTTTTTTTACTAATATTCTTTTAGCTGCGGGTTTAGCTTTTCTGGGTGTCCATCTTGGTGTAGACTTATATTTAGCCGCCGTTTTTGCTTTTGGGGTAAGGCTGTTCCATAACATCGCCTTAATCAGAAGAATTCTGCTGAATAAATGGCTGGAAAAGCGTAAAATAAAGAAAGAAACGCAGGATGAAGAGATTTAA
- a CDS encoding RNA-binding protein, translating into MSLYEHYRKEEHPFVDQVLEWKSIASDQFRPKLTDFLDPRQQEIAMSLIGQNDDIRISFWGGHEQAERKRGLLYPDYFEPGNGDFELSVYEINYPVKFAQLEHRKVLGALMNVGLKREKFGDILTDGTRFQVALADEVADFVTWNFTSAGKTKVSLEKILNEKDIVKVEQEFSFSEATVSSLRLDTVLAEAFNISRSKVKPFVQNGDVKLNWKTEEDPSSQVEVKDVISLRGKGRCHVISIDGQTKKGKWRITLGFPR; encoded by the coding sequence TTGAGTTTATATGAACATTACCGAAAAGAAGAGCATCCATTCGTAGACCAGGTACTAGAGTGGAAATCCATAGCCTCTGATCAGTTCCGTCCCAAGCTCACTGATTTCCTTGATCCGCGCCAGCAGGAGATTGCCATGTCGCTGATTGGTCAGAACGACGACATCAGAATTTCTTTCTGGGGCGGCCATGAACAGGCGGAAAGAAAACGGGGACTGCTCTATCCGGATTATTTTGAACCTGGAAATGGAGACTTCGAACTTTCAGTATACGAAATTAATTATCCGGTGAAGTTCGCCCAGCTTGAACACAGAAAGGTCCTCGGTGCTTTAATGAACGTAGGCCTGAAAAGGGAAAAGTTCGGTGATATTTTAACGGATGGGACAAGGTTTCAGGTGGCCCTTGCTGACGAGGTTGCCGATTTTGTAACATGGAACTTTACATCCGCCGGAAAAACAAAAGTATCCCTTGAAAAAATCTTAAATGAAAAGGATATTGTCAAGGTGGAGCAGGAGTTCTCATTTTCCGAAGCAACGGTTTCGTCACTTCGCCTTGATACAGTACTTGCAGAAGCATTTAATATATCCCGTTCTAAAGTAAAACCTTTCGTACAGAACGGTGACGTAAAACTTAACTGGAAGACTGAGGAAGATCCGAGCAGCCAAGTGGAGGTAAAGGATGTTATCTCTCTCAGAGGCAAAGGCAGATGCCATGTCATTTCAATAGACGGACAGACTAAGAAAGGGAAATGGAGAATAACGTTAGGTTTCCCCCGTTAA
- the ftsZ gene encoding cell division protein FtsZ, with amino-acid sequence MLEFEMDSDQLATIKVIGVGGGGSNAVNRMIENGLQGVDFIAVNTDAQALNLSKAETKLQLGGKLTRGLGAGANPDVGKKAAEESREQIEEVLGGADMVFITAGMGGGTGTGAAPVIAEIAKELGALTVGVVTRPFTFEGRKRMTQAGGGISSLKEKVDTLIVIPNDRLLEIVDKNTPMLEAFREADNVLRQGVQGISDLIAVPGLINLDFADVKTIMSEKGSALMGIGVATGENRAAEAAKKAISSPLLETSIDGAQGVLMNITGGANLSLFEVHEAAEIVSTASDSEVNMIFGSVINENLKDEIVVTVIATGFDDKPAEKPAPKRQPSTMQRNKPSSSMRQEPQQESSSNQQAPQKPQPAEDEHDTLDIPTFLRNRRKRN; translated from the coding sequence ATGTTGGAATTTGAAATGGATTCAGATCAATTAGCAACTATAAAAGTAATCGGGGTTGGCGGCGGCGGAAGCAACGCTGTTAACCGTATGATTGAAAATGGTCTTCAGGGTGTTGACTTTATAGCTGTAAACACGGATGCACAGGCACTGAATCTTTCGAAAGCTGAAACGAAACTGCAATTAGGCGGTAAGCTTACAAGAGGTCTCGGAGCAGGTGCTAACCCTGATGTTGGTAAAAAGGCTGCTGAAGAGAGCCGTGAGCAAATTGAAGAAGTTCTTGGCGGCGCGGACATGGTGTTCATTACTGCCGGAATGGGAGGCGGAACTGGTACTGGCGCAGCTCCTGTTATTGCGGAAATAGCAAAGGAACTTGGCGCATTGACAGTAGGGGTTGTGACACGCCCGTTTACTTTCGAAGGAAGAAAAAGAATGACTCAGGCAGGCGGCGGTATTTCCTCTCTGAAAGAAAAAGTGGATACTCTGATCGTTATTCCGAACGACCGTCTTCTAGAAATTGTGGACAAGAACACTCCGATGCTTGAGGCATTCCGTGAGGCAGATAATGTTCTCCGCCAGGGTGTTCAGGGTATTTCGGATCTTATTGCTGTTCCCGGCCTGATTAACCTTGATTTTGCTGATGTGAAAACGATCATGAGCGAAAAAGGTTCTGCTTTGATGGGGATCGGTGTAGCCACAGGAGAAAACAGAGCTGCGGAAGCTGCGAAAAAAGCAATTTCATCTCCTCTGCTTGAAACATCAATTGATGGAGCACAGGGAGTATTAATGAATATTACAGGTGGAGCAAACCTCAGCCTGTTTGAAGTTCACGAAGCTGCTGAGATAGTTTCAACAGCATCCGACAGCGAAGTAAATATGATCTTCGGCTCTGTCATCAATGAGAACCTTAAAGATGAAATAGTAGTAACAGTAATTGCAACAGGGTTTGACGATAAGCCGGCTGAAAAGCCTGCTCCAAAGCGCCAGCCTTCTACAATGCAAAGGAACAAGCCTTCATCATCAATGAGGCAGGAACCTCAGCAGGAATCCTCCTCAAACCAGCAGGCTCCTCAAAAGCCGCAGCCTGCGGAAGATGAACATGATACGCTTGATATTCCTACGTTCCTGCGCAATCGCAGGAAAAGAAATTAA
- a CDS encoding YggT family protein, giving the protein MAIQIYLILCIIYIFMSWFPNARETSFGRMVGRLVEPYLQPFRSIIPPLGMIDISPIVAIFALNFAMYGVGFIFDMLR; this is encoded by the coding sequence ATGGCAATACAGATTTACTTGATACTCTGTATTATTTATATATTTATGTCATGGTTTCCGAACGCAAGGGAAACTTCTTTCGGAAGAATGGTAGGCCGTCTGGTGGAGCCGTACCTTCAGCCATTCCGGTCGATCATCCCGCCTCTTGGCATGATTGATATCTCACCAATCGTGGCTATTTTTGCCCTTAACTTTGCCATGTACGGTGTGGGGTTCATCTTTGACATGCTGCGCTAG
- the sigE gene encoding RNA polymerase sporulation sigma factor SigE, with protein MKKWKMRLRLWWYRILIKLKIKSDEVFYIGGSEALPPPLTKEEEADLLERLPNGDEAVRSILIERNLRLVVYIARKFENTGINIEDLISIGTIGLIKAVNTFDPEKKIKLATYASRCIENEILMYLRRNNKIRSEVSFDEPLNIDWDGNELLLSDVLGTEEDIITKGIEDKVDRKLLVKALDTLNDREKQIMELRFGLAGGEEKTQKDVADMLGISQSYISRLEKRIIKRLRKEFNKML; from the coding sequence ATGAAGAAATGGAAAATGAGGCTGAGGCTTTGGTGGTACCGGATTTTAATCAAACTAAAGATTAAATCTGATGAAGTATTTTACATAGGCGGGAGCGAGGCCCTTCCTCCGCCTTTAACGAAGGAAGAGGAAGCAGATCTGCTTGAACGGCTTCCAAATGGGGATGAAGCGGTCCGCTCCATTCTTATAGAACGTAACTTAAGGCTGGTCGTATATATTGCGAGGAAATTTGAGAATACAGGGATTAATATCGAGGATCTTATCAGTATTGGAACAATCGGCCTTATAAAAGCGGTCAATACCTTTGACCCTGAAAAGAAAATCAAGCTTGCTACTTATGCTTCCCGCTGTATTGAAAATGAGATACTCATGTACCTGAGGAGGAATAATAAAATACGATCTGAGGTGTCCTTCGATGAGCCTCTGAATATTGACTGGGATGGAAATGAACTATTGCTCTCTGATGTTTTAGGAACGGAAGAAGATATCATTACGAAAGGAATTGAAGACAAGGTTGACAGAAAGCTGCTTGTTAAAGCACTGGATACGCTGAATGACAGGGAAAAGCAGATCATGGAGCTTCGTTTTGGACTGGCAGGCGGGGAAGAAAAAACACAAAAAGATGTAGCGGATATGCTGGGAATTTCACAGTCCTATATTTCAAGACTGGAAAAACGAATCATAAAAAGACTCAGAAAAGAATTTAATAAAATGTTATAG
- a CDS encoding YggS family pyridoxal phosphate-dependent enzyme: MSVKDRLTEIEKEIDAACERSNREKENIKIIAVTKYVSMERAKEALDAGVVHLGENRVDEGVEKWETLGERGTWHFIGSLQSKKVKHMINQFNYIHSLDRLSLAKEIEKRAPENEKVKCFVQVNVSGEESKAGLKPEETVSFIRQLAEFPSIEVTGLMTMAPFVEDAEEVRPYFRRLRELKEEIEAMELPHAPCHELSMGMSNDYVVAVEEGATFVRIGSALVGKEK; encoded by the coding sequence GTGTCTGTAAAAGATCGTTTAACAGAAATAGAAAAAGAAATTGATGCAGCCTGCGAAAGATCAAACAGAGAAAAGGAAAATATTAAAATAATCGCAGTAACTAAATATGTTTCCATGGAAAGAGCTAAGGAAGCCCTCGATGCAGGGGTCGTTCATCTGGGAGAAAACAGGGTGGACGAAGGCGTTGAAAAATGGGAAACTCTTGGAGAAAGAGGGACCTGGCATTTTATCGGCAGCCTGCAATCAAAAAAAGTAAAACATATGATAAACCAGTTTAATTATATTCATTCTCTGGACAGGCTATCACTCGCTAAAGAGATTGAAAAGCGCGCCCCTGAAAATGAAAAAGTGAAATGTTTTGTGCAAGTCAATGTTTCAGGTGAAGAAAGTAAAGCAGGGCTTAAGCCCGAGGAGACAGTATCATTCATCAGGCAACTTGCTGAGTTTCCTTCCATAGAAGTCACAGGATTAATGACAATGGCTCCATTCGTGGAAGACGCGGAGGAAGTCCGCCCCTATTTCAGAAGACTCAGGGAATTAAAAGAGGAAATCGAAGCAATGGAGCTGCCTCATGCTCCATGTCATGAACTCTCCATGGGCATGTCAAATGATTATGTTGTAGCTGTGGAAGAAGGTGCAACATTCGTCCGGATTGGTTCAGCACTTGTAGGCAAGGAAAAATAA
- a CDS encoding YlmC/YmxH family sporulation protein encodes MLKISDIQSKDIVNLADGKLLGHITDIDINLETGKVEAIIIGGGRMMGFLNREQEVTVPWKNIVKIGSDVILVRNHGPGQAGGSSSDQDKD; translated from the coding sequence ATGCTGAAAATTTCTGATATCCAATCGAAGGATATAGTAAATCTGGCGGACGGAAAACTTCTGGGCCATATTACAGATATAGATATTAATCTGGAAACAGGGAAAGTGGAAGCGATTATCATTGGCGGAGGCCGAATGATGGGTTTTTTGAACCGGGAGCAGGAAGTAACAGTCCCCTGGAAGAATATCGTTAAAATTGGCTCAGATGTCATTCTCGTCAGAAACCATGGTCCAGGCCAGGCAGGTGGATCATCCAGCGATCAGGATAAAGATTAA
- a CDS encoding DivIVA domain-containing protein — MPLTPLDIHNKEFTRGFRGYDEDEVNEFLDQIIKDYELVIREKKDLADRVDELEEKLSHFSSIETTLNKSILIAQETAEDVKRSADKEAKLIIKEAEKNADRIINESLSKSRKITLEIEELKKQASVYRTRFRMLLEAQLEMLNTDDWDDLSKSNEEEEEESYENVNG; from the coding sequence ATGCCTTTAACACCATTGGATATCCATAATAAGGAATTCACCCGCGGCTTTCGCGGTTATGATGAAGACGAAGTAAACGAGTTTCTTGATCAGATTATCAAAGACTATGAATTAGTAATTCGTGAAAAAAAAGACCTGGCCGATCGTGTCGATGAGCTGGAAGAGAAATTAAGCCATTTTTCATCCATTGAAACTACGCTTAATAAATCTATCCTCATCGCACAGGAAACAGCTGAAGATGTGAAGCGAAGCGCTGACAAAGAAGCTAAGCTGATCATTAAAGAGGCGGAGAAAAATGCCGACCGCATTATTAATGAATCACTCTCTAAATCACGGAAAATAACCCTTGAAATTGAGGAATTGAAGAAACAGGCCTCCGTGTACCGCACACGCTTCAGAATGCTCCTGGAAGCACAGCTGGAAATGCTTAACACTGATGACTGGGACGACCTGAGCAAAAGCAATGAGGAAGAGGAAGAAGAGTCCTACGAGAATGTTAACGGGTAA
- a CDS encoding DUF881 domain-containing protein — MRVKGKHVIFSFVLLVTGFIAALSYQFANEANESQSSSAYISSSQWKAEDELRNEILDEQEANKQLGEELRDIQARISEIEEEAANNQRRYFNLVEDIERLRMVTGTVGVAGEGISITLHDADYIPDGENPNNYIVHEQHIQKVIDELLVTGAEAVAVNGFRISHRSYIQCIGPVIEVDGRVSFAPFEITAIGDSETLNSALNMAGGVTDQLVSENIDVRIEKQREVVLEPYYSDTAESG, encoded by the coding sequence GTGAGAGTGAAGGGTAAACATGTAATTTTTTCATTTGTTTTATTAGTTACCGGGTTTATTGCCGCACTAAGCTACCAGTTTGCTAATGAAGCAAATGAAAGCCAGTCTTCTTCCGCATACATATCCAGTTCTCAATGGAAAGCGGAGGACGAGCTGAGAAATGAAATTCTTGATGAACAGGAAGCGAATAAACAGCTTGGGGAGGAATTGCGGGATATCCAGGCGCGCATTTCTGAGATCGAGGAAGAAGCGGCAAATAACCAGCGAAGATATTTTAATCTTGTGGAAGATATAGAAAGGCTCCGTATGGTCACAGGGACAGTAGGGGTGGCAGGTGAGGGAATAAGTATAACTCTTCACGATGCAGACTACATACCTGACGGGGAGAACCCGAATAACTATATTGTCCATGAACAGCATATTCAGAAGGTTATCGATGAACTGCTGGTGACAGGGGCGGAAGCTGTTGCTGTTAATGGCTTCCGAATCAGCCACCGTTCGTACATTCAATGTATTGGACCGGTTATAGAAGTAGACGGGCGAGTCTCTTTTGCTCCCTTTGAAATTACTGCGATAGGGGACAGTGAAACATTAAACAGCGCATTGAACATGGCTGGAGGCGTCACTGACCAGCTGGTGAGTGAAAATATTGATGTGAGGATTGAGAAGCAGAGAGAAGTGGTGCTTGAGCCATACTACTCTGATACTGCTGAAAGCGGGTGA
- the sigG gene encoding RNA polymerase sporulation sigma factor SigG, translated as MNWKVCIIFPPGEILIFEHQLLVGGKALTRNKVEICGVDTSKLPVLKNKEMRVLFEQMQNGDITAREKLVNGNLRLVLSVIQRFNNRGEYVDDLFQVGCIGLMKSIDNFDLGQNVKFSTYAVPMIIGEIRRYLRDNNPIRVSRSLRDIAYKALQVRDSLMSEKTREREPTVQEIAKVLDVPKEDIVFALDAIQDPVSLFEPIYNDGGDPIYVMDQISDDKQKDVQWIEEIALKEAMIRLNDREKLILNMRFFQGKTQMEVADEIGISQAQVSRLEKAAIQQMNKHAKE; from the coding sequence TTGAACTGGAAAGTCTGCATAATTTTCCCTCCCGGGGAGATACTGATTTTTGAACATCAGCTCCTGGTGGGAGGGAAAGCATTGACTCGAAATAAAGTTGAAATCTGCGGAGTGGACACATCAAAGTTACCTGTGTTGAAAAACAAAGAAATGAGAGTGCTTTTCGAACAAATGCAGAATGGCGATATTACTGCACGGGAAAAGCTTGTAAATGGGAATCTGCGCCTTGTCCTGAGTGTAATACAGAGGTTTAATAACCGGGGCGAGTATGTGGACGATCTGTTCCAGGTTGGATGCATTGGGCTTATGAAATCCATCGATAACTTTGACCTTGGGCAGAACGTAAAATTCTCCACTTATGCTGTCCCCATGATTATCGGTGAAATCAGAAGATATTTGAGGGATAATAATCCAATCAGAGTTTCAAGGTCACTTAGAGATATCGCATACAAGGCTTTACAGGTCAGGGACAGTCTCATGAGTGAAAAAACAAGGGAACGGGAACCGACAGTTCAGGAAATTGCTAAGGTGCTGGATGTTCCGAAAGAAGATATTGTCTTTGCTTTGGATGCTATACAGGATCCTGTTTCATTATTTGAGCCTATTTATAACGACGGCGGCGATCCAATTTATGTGATGGACCAAATCAGCGATGATAAGCAAAAAGATGTTCAGTGGATTGAGGAAATTGCTTTAAAAGAAGCAATGATCCGACTTAATGACCGTGAAAAGCTTATATTGAACATGAGATTTTTTCAGGGAAAAACTCAAATGGAGGTCGCGGATGAAATAGGGATTTCCCAGGCACAGGTTTCCCGCCTGGAAAAAGCGGCCATTCAGCAAATGAACAAGCATGCCAAGGAATAG
- the ftsA gene encoding cell division protein FtsA, with translation MNNHDTYVTLDIGTSCVRVVIGEMINGTLNIIGVGETSSEGIKKGSIVDIDATVQSIRNAVEKAERMIGLSIQNVIVGVTGNHIQLQPCHGVVAVSSEDREIGDEDITRVIDAAQVVSIPPEREIIDVIPKQFIVDGLDEINDPRGMIGVRLEMEGTIITGSRTMLHNVLRCVEKAGLHVADIALQPLAAGSIALSKDERSLGVALIDMGGGSTTVSVFENGTLQGTKQIPVGGSHITNDISVGLRTSTDEAEKVKIENGHAFIEYASDDETFEVSEIGSDQKQEFSQWQLANIIEPRIEEILQLALKEIQRMGYSELPGGYVLTGGTAKIPGVLELARDVLQKNVRIAIPDYIGVREPQYTNGVGLITFAHRNIRIQGKEVASGVSNISEADNQVETKERNERKEKSAPKKKQPKEGPGVKKKVSNWFKVFFE, from the coding sequence ATGAACAACCATGACACATACGTCACATTAGATATCGGCACATCATGTGTTCGCGTTGTTATAGGTGAAATGATCAATGGAACGCTGAACATCATTGGAGTCGGAGAAACAAGCTCTGAAGGAATCAAAAAGGGTTCCATCGTGGATATAGATGCTACAGTCCAGTCAATAAGGAATGCAGTTGAAAAGGCTGAAAGAATGATAGGTCTTTCCATTCAGAATGTTATTGTTGGAGTAACAGGTAACCATATACAATTGCAGCCTTGTCATGGTGTTGTTGCCGTATCCAGTGAAGACCGGGAGATAGGGGACGAAGATATTACAAGAGTTATAGATGCCGCGCAGGTGGTATCCATCCCTCCCGAAAGAGAAATTATTGACGTAATACCAAAGCAGTTTATCGTAGACGGGCTGGACGAAATCAATGACCCCCGTGGGATGATAGGCGTCCGTCTTGAAATGGAAGGAACGATAATTACTGGTTCCAGGACAATGTTACATAATGTATTGAGATGTGTTGAGAAAGCAGGGCTGCATGTGGCAGATATTGCCCTTCAGCCATTAGCTGCAGGATCAATTGCACTTTCAAAGGATGAAAGAAGCCTGGGAGTTGCCCTGATTGATATGGGCGGTGGTTCCACGACTGTTTCCGTTTTCGAAAATGGAACACTTCAGGGAACTAAACAAATCCCTGTTGGCGGAAGCCATATTACGAATGATATTTCCGTTGGTTTACGTACTTCTACGGACGAAGCGGAGAAAGTGAAAATAGAAAACGGACATGCTTTTATTGAATATGCCTCCGATGATGAAACGTTTGAAGTTTCGGAGATTGGCAGCGACCAGAAGCAGGAGTTTTCACAATGGCAGCTTGCTAATATAATTGAACCAAGGATTGAAGAAATTCTCCAGCTTGCTCTGAAAGAAATTCAGAGAATGGGATATTCGGAACTGCCGGGGGGCTACGTTCTTACCGGTGGGACAGCGAAGATTCCAGGTGTTCTTGAACTTGCAAGAGATGTACTGCAGAAAAATGTCCGTATTGCGATACCGGATTACATAGGCGTTCGGGAGCCACAGTATACAAACGGAGTTGGCCTGATCACCTTTGCACACAGAAACATCAGAATTCAGGGTAAGGAAGTTGCTTCAGGAGTAAGCAACATCTCTGAAGCAGACAACCAGGTTGAAACGAAGGAACGAAATGAACGCAAAGAAAAATCAGCCCCGAAGAAGAAACAGCCAAAGGAAGGGCCTGGAGTGAAGAAAAAAGTATCGAATTGGTTTAAAGTATTTTTTGAATAG
- the spoIIGA gene encoding sigma-E processing peptidase SpoIIGA has protein sequence MVAVLHIYLDIIWLLNFLIDLMLLLLTATVLKRKVSKARLFFGALFASIYVLILFTPLESLAVNPLIKVCYSLVIVYLAFGFHRLKHFLQAWFMFYFVNFAAGGGLLGLHFFLQADTAFVKGTFATYTSGLGSPVSWLFVVLGFPIVYFYSKQRLEAVETEKMKYDEIYPVTVSAAGMTFQLKGFVDSGNRLEDPVTKRPVMIIDMNEAGDQFPPSVVSFINKSHLAYEELPEQFEGKLTLLPYRTVGETQHFMWAVKPDNVTVYESGRSYSMKHVLIGMSSTKLSDRQDFDCLLHPKMMQKKKLTS, from the coding sequence ATGGTGGCTGTTTTGCACATTTATCTTGATATAATCTGGCTGCTGAACTTTTTGATAGACTTGATGCTATTATTATTGACCGCCACTGTATTAAAAAGAAAAGTAAGTAAGGCCCGTTTATTTTTTGGAGCATTGTTCGCATCCATATACGTGTTGATTCTTTTTACCCCACTGGAATCACTGGCTGTTAATCCGCTGATTAAGGTTTGCTATTCTCTTGTCATTGTTTACCTGGCTTTTGGTTTCCATCGGTTAAAACACTTTTTACAGGCTTGGTTCATGTTTTATTTCGTAAACTTTGCAGCAGGAGGTGGGTTACTCGGACTGCATTTTTTTCTCCAGGCAGACACTGCCTTCGTGAAGGGAACTTTTGCAACTTATACAAGCGGTCTCGGCTCCCCTGTAAGCTGGCTGTTTGTTGTTCTTGGTTTTCCGATCGTTTACTTTTATTCGAAACAGAGGCTGGAAGCAGTTGAAACTGAGAAGATGAAATACGATGAAATATATCCTGTTACAGTGAGTGCGGCTGGAATGACTTTTCAATTAAAAGGCTTTGTGGATAGTGGAAACAGGCTGGAGGACCCTGTCACAAAGCGCCCTGTAATGATTATTGATATGAATGAAGCGGGTGATCAGTTTCCTCCATCTGTTGTGAGTTTCATTAATAAATCTCACCTGGCATACGAGGAACTTCCGGAACAGTTCGAGGGCAAGCTTACATTACTTCCGTACAGAACTGTTGGAGAGACGCAACACTTTATGTGGGCTGTCAAACCGGACAACGTTACTGTCTATGAAAGTGGCCGGTCTTATAGTATGAAGCATGTGCTGATAGGCATGAGCAGCACGAAGTTATCTGACCGGCAGGATTTTGATTGTTTACTGCACCCTAAGATGATGCAAAAGAAAAAGCTGACTTCATAA
- a CDS encoding cell division protein SepF — translation MSMKRKFKKFFELEDEYAETEVETDDFPEQKEYRETEQQAPARFEKEKKNVVSLTSIQNQAKVMLLEPHSYDEVQEIADHLKNRKSVVINLQRLPREQAKRIVDFISGTVYAIGGDIQKLGMNIFLCTPDNVDVTGSISEMMQE, via the coding sequence ATGAGCATGAAAAGAAAGTTTAAGAAGTTTTTCGAACTGGAAGACGAATATGCTGAAACAGAAGTTGAAACAGACGATTTTCCGGAACAGAAAGAATACAGGGAAACTGAACAACAGGCACCTGCCCGCTTTGAAAAGGAAAAGAAAAATGTAGTCAGCCTCACCAGCATTCAGAATCAGGCAAAGGTGATGCTCCTGGAACCCCACAGTTATGATGAAGTACAGGAAATAGCCGACCATCTGAAAAACCGAAAGAGCGTAGTAATTAATCTGCAGCGCCTTCCACGTGAACAGGCTAAGAGAATAGTGGATTTCATCAGCGGCACTGTATATGCCATTGGTGGGGATATTCAGAAACTCGGAATGAATATTTTCCTCTGTACTCCAGATAATGTGGATGTAACTGGCTCAATCTCCGAAATGATGCAGGAGTAA
- a CDS encoding DUF881 domain-containing protein yields the protein MKGRIYTFTIVTAVLGFMVAVLFQSTKEVEVRDTRNIMELQQALTSEKERQQELNEEIAKQLEHLSQLQQGGDVEEVMESAMEELKYRAGLTEVSGPGVILEISPVFDENFDGGAIRSVPPYLLRMLINELNINGASEIAVASQRVVSTSAIREANGVTLVNSSRVTQFPLRVRVITDDPEGLHYAMMSSSSREMFSYENLSLESSTVTELVLPAYDKPMRVRHMELIKEDS from the coding sequence GTGAAAGGGCGCATATATACATTTACTATAGTCACTGCTGTCCTCGGTTTTATGGTCGCTGTCCTGTTTCAGAGCACGAAAGAAGTGGAAGTCCGGGATACGAGAAACATCATGGAGCTCCAGCAGGCCCTGACCAGTGAAAAAGAAAGGCAGCAGGAGCTGAATGAGGAGATTGCAAAACAGCTTGAACATCTCTCTCAGCTCCAGCAGGGTGGAGATGTGGAAGAAGTTATGGAGTCTGCAATGGAGGAACTGAAGTACAGAGCTGGGCTCACTGAGGTGAGCGGTCCAGGCGTTATACTGGAAATCTCCCCTGTCTTCGATGAAAACTTTGACGGGGGGGCAATAAGGTCTGTACCTCCGTATCTGCTAAGAATGCTGATTAATGAATTAAACATTAACGGCGCCTCTGAAATAGCTGTAGCCAGCCAGAGAGTAGTTTCCACTTCTGCAATCAGGGAGGCGAACGGGGTGACGTTAGTCAACAGCAGCCGGGTTACCCAGTTTCCCTTGAGAGTAAGAGTGATTACTGACGATCCGGAAGGGCTCCATTATGCGATGATGTCTTCCTCCTCAAGGGAAATGTTTTCTTATGAAAATCTGTCACTCGAATCAAGCACTGTTACAGAGTTAGTTTTGCCAGCGTATGATAAACCAATGAGAGTGCGCCATATGGAACTGATAAAGGAGGACTCTTAA